The window GGGCCGGCGGGAGAAACCCCGCCGGCCCGACACTTTTTTGGGGGGGACGTCGTCTGACGTTGGTGACCCCAGAAACGGTATGATAAGCCCTATGCGTTGGTTGCCCCTGCTCCTCTTGACCGCGCGGCCTTTGGCCGCCGCCGACCCGGTGACGTTGGCCGACGCCGCGCGGGAGGCCCTGGTCCGCAACCCGGAGGTCGTCGCCGCCCGCGAAAGCGCGGCCGCCGCCGAGGCGCGCCTTCGGGCCGCCCGGGGGGATTTTGCCCCGACGGTGTCGGCGGGCGCGTCGACCGTTAAAGCGGGCGACCCGGGCCCCTTCCGGGACGCGGGGCCTTGGTCCAACAGCGCCGGTCTCACCCTGAGGCAAAACCTTTTCGACGGTTTGAAAACCCTGGCCGGGTCGGAGGCCGCCGGGGCCCGACGGGACGCCGCCCGCGCCCGGCTGGACGCCGCGACGGCGCAAATCCTTGAAGACGCGCGGTCGGGGCACACCGACCTTTTGTACGCCCAGGAAAACGAACGCCTGGCGCGGACCATTGCCGAACGGCGACGGGACAACCGCGATCTGGTGGGCCTGCGGTTCGACGGCGGGCGTGAGCACAAAGGGTCTTATTTGCGCATTCAGGCCGCTCACACCCAGGCGCTTTTCGACGTCGACCGCGCGGCCCGGGAGGTCCTGCTGGCCCGCGCCGGCCTGGCCCGGGCGATGGGCCGGGATTTGGAATCCCCGCTGTCGGCGACGGGGACCTATGTTTTGACGCCGTCGCCCGCCGCGCCGGACCTGGCGACGCTCGCCCTCGAAACCCCGGCCGCCCGAATCGCCGACGCCGACGCGCGCGCCGCCCGGGCCGCCGCGGTGAGCGCGCGGGGGGGCCTGTTCCCCAGCCTGGACGCGAGCCTGTCCCAGGATTGGTCCGGCGAAGACGGCCGTTTTTCCGAGGCCTCCTGGCGCGGGGGGGTTTCCCTTTCCTGGACGCTTTTCACCGGCGGGGGCCTCCGCGCCGACGCGCGCGCCGCCCGGTCCGAGGAGCGCGCGGCCGAGGCGTCCTTGATCGACGCGCGCCAATCCGCTCACCTCGCCCTGCGCTCCGCCTGGGTCGAGCATCAAAACGCCCACCAAACCCTCGGCGTGCGGGCCGAATTCTTGAAGGCCGCCCAGGTCCGCGCTGAAATCGCCCGCAGCCAATACACCAGCGGTCTGTTGGCTTTTGAGGATTGGGACCTCATCGAGAACGATTTGATTGAAAACGAAAAGCAGGCCCTGTTGGCCCGCCGCACGGCGGCGCGCGCCGCGGCCGCCTGGGACCGGGCCTTGGGAAAGGGAGTGTTGCCATGAAACGTCGATGGAAAGGAACGGTGGGACTCGCCGCGTTGGTGTTGGCGGGCGCGGGGGTGTGGTGGGTGAAACGAAAACCGACCGGCCCCGCGTACCGGGAAGTGATGGTGACGCGGGACACCCTGCAATCTTCCATCCTGACCACGGGGGACGTGCGGCCGCGCAACCGCCTCCTCATCAAGCCCCCCATCGCGGGGCGGGCCGAATCGATTTTGGTGCGCGAAGGAGACGCCGTCAAGAAAGGGCAGATTTTGGCTTGGATGAGCTCCACGGAAAGGGCCGCCCTGTTGGACGCCGCCCGGGCCAAGG of the Elusimicrobiota bacterium genome contains:
- a CDS encoding TolC family protein, with product MRWLPLLLLTARPLAAADPVTLADAAREALVRNPEVVAARESAAAAEARLRAARGDFAPTVSAGASTVKAGDPGPFRDAGPWSNSAGLTLRQNLFDGLKTLAGSEAAGARRDAARARLDAATAQILEDARSGHTDLLYAQENERLARTIAERRRDNRDLVGLRFDGGREHKGSYLRIQAAHTQALFDVDRAAREVLLARAGLARAMGRDLESPLSATGTYVLTPSPAAPDLATLALETPAARIADADARAARAAAVSARGGLFPSLDASLSQDWSGEDGRFSEASWRGGVSLSWTLFTGGGLRADARAARSEERAAEASLIDARQSAHLALRSAWVEHQNAHQTLGVRAEFLKAAQVRAEIARSQYTSGLLAFEDWDLIENDLIENEKQALLARRTAARAAAAWDRALGKGVLP